The sequence TGTTTTATTCTGTTGAtctactgattttattttatttattttctatactAACTactaatttgtaaaatttatacattacaaaaaaaacactttgttcaaAATAATGGTGAGGTGGGGCTCTGTTGAATCAAGGATATTCTGTTTCTTCTTTCATTATTGCCtttgtataatattatataaaataataataaaaaagaccttGCTTTTGTGTTTCTGGTTATGCAGGTGACTAAAGGATTTCAAAGAGAAATCAGGGCAGTGGAAAGCTCTTCTCCACTGGGCAAAATAACACTGCCTGCCTCCCTGACAGAAAACCTCTCtcctgaagaacagaaaatcgcCTCCAGAGTCCAGTTCACTTTTTTTCAGAAAAGCACTTTTTTTCAGGTAAAACTCAATAGATGGAATCCATTATTAGAGATGAAGTTGATACcaaacttgacattgcatttatgctttcatttatgcattaattatttgatttgcaACTCTCTGAAGGACCAAGCGTTGACCCAACAGACTCTAAACAGCCACATTTTGGGCTCTAGCGTGGCAAACCTGTCAATTAAAAACCTGAGGGAGAATGTGGAGTTTACTCTGAAGAATAAACAGCCAGTTgtggtatgtgtgtgttcatatgcttGTACTGGGTGTCATTTCCAGCTAAACCTGCTGATTTGTCTTTTTTACTTCCTCTCCCACAGGGTAACTATGTAGCGTCCTGTGTATTCTGGGACTTTGGCATAAATGGTTAGTCTACACACCTCAAATATTGTCTAGAAGCTTTTTATTAAAGCTaaagctgttttctgtttgattttattttattttttggtgtaaTAATGATGTGTTGTGGCAATTCTAGATGGTTTAGGAGGCTGGAGTTCAAGTGGATGTTTTGTCAAGAATAGCAGCACTCAGAATGAGACTGTTTGCAGCTGTAATCATCTGACCAGCTTTGCAGTGCTTTTGGTAAGCATGCCAATGTACATGACATTTTACAACTCTGGAAGACTCTGATATTgtaattttatgaaacaaattgaaaaacGAGACATAACCAGTCATACAAAAACACTGGTGGATTGTTATATTTAGCTGTCATTAACCGTACATGCATTTAGTGAAATGAactcaaaagtgtttgttttgtttttaaaggatGTAAGCCGGCAAGGGATAACTGACCGTTTACAAGCCACCATCCTTACCTTCATCACTTACATCGGATGTGGGATCTCTGCCATCTTTCTCTCAGTTACTCTGCTCACTTACCTTGCATTTGAGTGAGTTACATCCTTCTCAATGTACTGAGAAATCATGAAGACCTTTTCAGTGTTTATAAAGCCTAAAATGAGATTAACTGAAAATGGTCCTTTAAAAACATCTGTATCTTGTACATTTTTTAACTGCTTAAACTCTTGAGACAgggtgtgactgctgtgtgcattttccatttacctttttgatttgtaactagtagtccctgagaaacatgaaaaaaaaatatatatatatatatgtgaacaATGGGCCTAAGTTgtgacatttaaataatatatgctatagaaagtcagatttatttgtatcagattgtttattatgtttccaggagggttggttattcatgtttgagatgttacagacattacatcagaaaatagcataaataattctgattcaaagtaatggccagcatcatccaatcatcatccaatcactgccaaccaagttaaaatacaattttgcacaaaaaattctgaatctatgtactgattaccattgtcccatgtctgccaaacatgttgagtggtacaaacgtcatctgcagcctgaaactgaacttttgactgggtgttaggagtgaatgctgcataggaaagctttaggatgctcctttgctccctaattagggaaagacttaccttcagtgtgctgtctgtctgcactggtctcagaacagtttgaaatgcaccttatttttatcctaactctgtatacagcctctgaaagcaacattttccagcttttggatgcatccattgattctcaatgtgataatgcacagtgattATAGGATATTTTagccctttaatgacagcctagggtctcctgaactgagatcagtcagtttaaatgaaattaaattatacaCAGCCTATATCGAAGTCAAAaggtaatgtccacgcatgtggaagcagggtctcaggaggttaaagcagTTGATTGCTGAGATTGGAGAATGtaatttaacatagaaaaaaatgacacatttagctTTACTATTTTGTTTCCTTCACATTCATTAACCTAGTTCTTCTCACTGTCTAACCTCAGTAAAATCCGCCGTGACATCCCCTCCAAGATATTGATCCATTTATGCTTTGGCCTGCTCTTGTTGAACCTGGTTTTCCTGTTGGACTCGTGGTTGGCACTGTACCCAAATGCCGTAGGCCTCTGCATTTCAACAGCTTTCTTCCTGCACTACTTCCTGTTGGTCTCCTTCACCTGGATGGGGCTAGAATCTCTGCATATGTACCTATCCATCGTCAAGGTCTTCAACAACTACATGTCCAGATACATGCTTAAGTTCTCCCTCACAGGCTGGGGTGAGTTCAGCTGCAAAATTAGTCTGTGTGGTTTGTGTTTAAAGTGGTTGTAGTGgtaatgattgttgatttaattcTTTGATGTGTTGGTTTGTTGTAGGAGTCCCTTTGATTGTCGTCATTATTGTGATTGCGGTAAACAAGGACAACTATGGCCTTTTAAGCTATGGGAAATATTCGGATGGAACTACAGATGATTTGTAAGTATTTAACGTATGATTTTGTCTGAGAGTAAACGGATAATTttgaaagtgaattttgcattGATTTACTTTGGTCAGACTGATTCAGTTTCAAACAGTTGCTTGGAATTTCTAATTCTGCTTTCACTTGGCCAAAGGTgtaggttttttatttattattatgacaTTACTGTTTGTTTATGGTGGCAATTCAAACATACATGTCAGAATGCAAAGGGTctctgcaatatacagtataaataattattacagaGTCAAACAAGTATATTTAACCTCCTAGGACCaaacgtgactgctgtgtgcattttccattcccctttttgatttgtaactactgTAGTAGCCCCTAAGgaacatgcaaaaaatataattttttagaccaaatagttttcctaaaaattgatgtccacatacagtatgttgacagtgggactaagttgtgacattttaaataataccaggctatagaaagtcagattttttatttttatcaaattgtttattatgtttccatgagtgttggttattcacatttttaaacGTATcaaacattacatcagaaattagcataacaAATTCtcattcaaagtaatggccagcatcattcaatcactgccaaccatgtaaaAATATCATTTGGCATgtacaattctgaatctatgtactgattaccattgtccaaaCATcattgcagcctgaaactgaacttttgactggatgttaggagtgaatgcacttggctgtataggaaagctataggatgcacccttgctccctaattaaggaatgacttaacctccagtgtgctatctgtctgcactggtctcagaacagtttgaaatgcactttattttcttactaactccatataaagcctctgaaagcaacattttccagcttttggatgcacagAGAATataggatatataaaaaaaatatgagcctatagtccacatacacggtcattgtgtttaacagcgtggcgtttcacgataaatctgtgacatttttaaaatggcatactggatgaaattagagactctactcttttggctcaaacaggttttaatgtaaaaacttaatgaagtTTCTtaccaaatgtagttttgttgccgtttctcccagaCAAACTCAGCTAAGATTGGCgctatgttgttttgtcacatgactgtaTGCTTTAAATGTTTAACTCTGTAATGACAGCCTAGATTcccctgaactgagatcagttggtttataTGAaagtaaattatgcatagccaATAGCGAAGACAAAatgtaatgtccacgcatgtggggtctcaggaggtttaaCACATATTTCTACAATTTTCTAAATTGCAGTGTTTCTAGGTTTTCTTTACACTAATTTGCTAAACTAAAAaatatgcatatttaaaaatactgTGTAAATTCTTTAATCCATACTGTTTCTTCAAGACAAATATAAGTTTCCTTCTGTTCACTTATAACAGCAAAATCAGCTTATATGTGACACCTACATCACAAATGTTTGCCATGTATATTACATTATATCTAATGTTTTTACTTTTCTCTCCTCCAGCTGTTGGCTCAAAAATGACATTGCATTCTACGTGGCCGTTGTGGCATACTTCTGTATTATATTTGTGTTAAACGTGGCCATGTTTGTAGTGGTGATGGTCCATTTGAGACGGATCAAGCGGCAGAACCCTCACAATAACCAGTACCGTAGTGGATTACATGACCTACGTAGCATTGCAGGACTTACTTTCCTGCTGGGCCTTACCTGGGGCTTTGCCTTTTTTGCCTGGGGACCTGTCAACTTGGCCTTCATGTACCTGTTTGCCATCTTCAATTCCCTACAGGGtgagaacattttcaaaaacagtaCTATGTAATACTGTGTTTCCTAATTACATTTAGAAGTGTAATTATGGGATAGGGTTGGATAGAGTAGCTCAACAGGTAGAGCCTGgggctagcaatgccaaggtcatgggtttgattccaagGAAGCACACAAATGGTGTAAAAACATTCACAGACAGAGCATGACATGGGTCATCAAATGTTAGAGTCATCATCATCTTTCAGTCAACTCTTTTTAAATTTCTgactctctttcactctctcaggcttttttatttttctgttccaCTGTGctctgaaggagaatgtccgtaAACAGTGGAGAATGTACCTCTGCTGTGGCAGGTTACGATTGGCTGAAAATTCAGGTATCACAAAATGTATTCCATCATTAACCAAACCAAAAACTAGCTGCATGTTactgttaattttttattatttctatgcatgtgttttaaatgtcacaaTCTAAGCAAAAACCTCTCATACATATGTCTGCAGAGTGGAGTCGGACAGCAACACAAAGCAACACTAAGAAGACTTCAATTCTTACGACAAACTCTTCTAATTTAGGGAGCCACAGTGCACAACGAAGTTCAGTGAGCAGCGATGAATCAGTTCCATCCAATGGCATTGGTCAGTTCCACTCACTCCTGTCACTGCTcaccatttaaagctgaagtgtgtatatCCTGTGccactaaacagaattgcaaaaatacacaTTGATCTCAAAGAGCATTCCTGAATAATCCCCCAATTTGCTGTTGATCAGACAAACAGGTCATCCtatcaaactcatgccattgtctctgcatattaagctgggataggaaaaagtattttaacataaaacattttacacacttcagctttaaaatttcTTAGTTCAAACCCCAAAACTGGCTTTCAAAATGCATTCTAtacaagaatgttttttttaattctttaactTCACATTACAGGCTCACCAATTGGCGATAGTCTGATCATGTCAGAGGAAACAACTGATGATGTAGTTCTCAATGAGATGAACAGTCAACTCCGACCACGAATCAGATCTGTGTAGTTCTTGGGAAAGGATTAACACACCATTGAGGTGACACAAAACAGGGGAAGAAACAGACCATTTAACATTCTGTTTCTCAGCAGACCAGAAAATTGTCTTCTATCATCACTCTTTCTTGTTATTTGTTATTGAGCCAGGCTGCTTGGAGTCATCCATAGGAGAAATGGAAAGAAAGATAGTCAGGACCTGTTGGACCAATGCATAAAAATATCCCCTCTTATTGAGAAGTGAGGAAATGTTATATTACGGCCCACTTTTTCAGCTTCaaggtttttatttttgcagGGTTTTAAGCACCTATATGTTTTCAGTGAGCAGTATTAATGCCTCCTTTTCTATGATATGCAGTTAAACAAGGAAATGTGAGTGAAGATGTCTGCAGTGGATCAAATGATGCATAcaaaaaagaagcattttaaaacaaaatgtatgaagGACTACATTTTTCATTATGGGGaaagtagaaaaaaagaaaagttttcaatAATAAACTATAAGGGTTATTTTTAGTCAAAGCATATTaatgtgatttattatattttgctacttttttattttagccAATCACAAGTACGTAGTTTCATGTTAAGAATTTAACATTTGTGCATTTTAAGCAGAAGTAGGAATCTGAGACTCtaacataataaattatttattatatattatattcatgAGAGATTATTTTTGTGTGGATTCCCAGCAAACACTGGACATTCCCTTTTTGTTAGCATATAGTTctcatttgtttagttttttagcCCATTCCTAACATTCTAGGAATtttctttttaggttttatttttatgagCATAAACTTATTTTCCAAGAATGTTGCAGCTAGCTTTTTGTTAgacaatctaataaaaaaaaattatacagaatgATACCTAATGGTTATTATTAGGCTTTAGTTTTTATAACCAAAACCTAACGTTCCCAAAATGTTCCGGAACCAAAAATTTTCACTTTCGCACATCGTCCCAACTACACAGCTGTCACTCTGCCAAGTAATCCTGCTTGAACAACTAATCAATCACAGTGTTTGAGAGAGACCCATATAAACACTGAGCTGTTTGGTTTTCTGTATGTTAGGCTGTTCTCTCTCAATCATGAGTAGATGCTCCAGTAGATGATATTGAAGAGAAAGTATGCCAAAGGAAAGAATATTCTGGAGTAGGAGTCTATCTTGTAACTATTGGTTATGATATGGTTTACACTTTGGCGGATAGAACGTCGCCGATGGAGGCGCGTACCCATCACAGGAGGGAGGTCGGTCATTGTAGAGTTCAGGGGGGACATGCATGGGTCCGTGTTTTTATCGGACAGTGGAGGAAATGAGCTGAGCTCTATGTCTGTATCATGGAAACAGCCATCAAAGGCCATGGCTTGAGAGGCATCATATTCTGAGAGCTGTAAGAGAAATAAATAATTCACCGTTTTCTTTTGGAGGAAGCATGCAGGAGATATTGTTCTGCATGTAATGGGTGTTTGAAGCACAATACTGTATGCCCTATGCACAGtgcaaacaaaaatttaaaaaccAGGAATTCAAAATCCCAAAATTCAATTGTTTAATTAGCCATTACAATATTCAATCAACAACTGGCAAAATTTGAAGGAGAAAGCTCAACATTTTCTTGCTGTTTTATCTCTTAATTTATAAAAGGGCATATGCAGAGAATGTATAATAAAACAATTGATGAACTGTGGACCTCAGGCCTTCAGAACTGACCTTTAATTGCTTGAGTTTCTTCATCTCCTCCTTGGTGGTGAAGTAGTTGACGGCTGCATACTCGATGACAGAAAGAAACACGAACAGGAAGCTGGTCCACAAATAGATGTCCACTGCTTTCACATATGACACCTGAGGCATTGACGCTGATACTCCCGTAATTATGGTGGACATTGTCAGCACTGTAGTGATGCCTATATTGAACACATACATAGACACATACATTTTCTATGCTTTCAACCATTTATTGCCCTTTGATATTAGGGTCAGGGTTAGTATTAGGGTTAGGTAATGCTTAGGTATTGGACTGTTTATTCGGAACAATATCGGATATGTCTAGGAACATGTCGTATTTGGCTATATCTTGTTCTGTGGCTTATTTCATTTCGTCTTgagaaaaaaacattacaaaatagcAACTAAGAGACTCTAATCTCTGTACAACCTCCACTATACTGGGCTACAGTCCAGCAAGGCTCAAAGTCATTAGCATAGGCTGTGTAGACTCTGCAGAAGTGACCAAGTGCTCATTTTCAAGATAATGATGATTTCTACCAGTCTGAAATGTAAAATCTCAGACTCGATATTATAGACTTACCAAGCGAGACACGGGCTGGTACTGCCCGCCTGTCAATCCAAAAAGACACCCAGGACAGCACCACCATTAACATTGTGGGAAAATATGTTTGCAGCATGAAGAAGAATATGTGTCTTCTGAGGATAAAGTTGATGTACAGCCTGTTGTACCAGCCTgacagaaaaatatataaaacctgTAATTACTCAATGACCTACTAGCTAGGTATTAACACATATGACAAAGAGATAAGTCATAGCTAGAATACACAGAAGGAGAAAGGGAGAATAAAATCATGCTGTACCTGTACTGCTGTACAAAGCTAGACCATGGGAGGGTTGGAACTCCTCAATGAAGAACTGAGAGAGGGCGATCTCTTCTGTTCTTAAAGAGTCATTGCCATTTTTCCAGTACAACATGAGGTCGTTCTCGTTATATGCATCTGAATGAGACAGAAGAGAGGGAACCATAAAATAAAGATGAAGAATGTGtctgtttaattcatgtttaaatataTGGATAATATGAAGTGTGTTGTTATGGCTCTGTTTCATTAAAGGTAAATGTGCAATTTCTCTGAAGCTACATAGCATCAGcaaacagaacagcaaaaataataatgtactcatgctattggttgagccaattttgctgtgtcaggctgtgctcaaacaaatagagcaatcTTTTCATTGTGCAACAAACcacaatttaaaatttttggtgGGAATCAAACTTTGAATAATATGAATctgcaaattaaagggatagttcacccaaaaatgaaaattctcttttacTCACCATTACTCACCATTTTACTCACCattactcatcatttactcaccctcatgccatcccagatgtgtatgactttctttcttctgctgaacacaaataaagatttttagaagaatttcttggCTCTGTTGGCCCattcaatgcaagcgaatgggtaccaaaatttgaagcttcaaaatgcatataatggcagcataaaaataatccataagactccagtggttaaatccatatcttcagaagtgatatgtgtgggtgagaaacagatcaatatttaagtccttttttactatcaatctcaactttcactttttactttcaaattattatacttttgtttttggtgattcacattttttcttgcatatcgccacctattgggcaggaaggagaatttatagtaaaatattaaatataatatttattaaatatacttaaatattgatatttttctcacccacacctgtcatatcgcttctgaagatatagatttaaccactggagtcctgtggattacttttatgctgcatttatgtgctttttggagattcagacccatttacttgcattgtgaggacctgcagatctgaaatattcttctaaaaatcttaatttgtgtttggaggaagaaataaagtcaatcacatctgaaatggcattagggggagtaaataatgtgATAATTGCAATTTTTGGCTAACAATCTCTTTAAACAggataggagaaattattttaccatcttagaaattacacacttcacttttaatgaTTCACAGTTCCAAAATCTGTGCCACATTTACCCAAACAGTAAACAAACATGGATTCTGAAATAAACCAAAAAGCAATCTGGGTGGGGTCAACAAACAATTACACAATAACTGACAATTGTGTTTCTAAGGTGGACACGCACAGCTCTCCAGTTCCAGGGAACAGTTCTGAGTGTCCAGAGGAAATCTACTGAAGTCCATTGAGCACAGAGCAGTAACTGTAATCCTACAACAGAATCAACATTCAATTATAAATCATGACACCAGTCACAACATGCAggacttaagcccaaagtatttTTACACATACGCTAGCATATGTGTACAAGGAGAGTGACATCAAATTTGTCATACGCAGAGTATGCAAACACTGTACACATGCGACCAGATTTTTCTAAACCATGCA comes from Myxocyprinus asiaticus isolate MX2 ecotype Aquarium Trade chromosome 41, UBuf_Myxa_2, whole genome shotgun sequence and encodes:
- the LOC127431482 gene encoding gamma-aminobutyric acid receptor subunit rho-3, translating into MKLVLLILRLLCLACLWPVTLLNNRYPDRKKNKDVYLVEHAKHKFRGRIDYKLKKKDSTKSLLIKSEQLLRIEDHDFAMRPGFGGSAIPVGIDVQVESIDSISEVNMDFTMTLYLRHYWKDERLAFPSSNNLSRTFDGRLVKKIWKPDVFFVHSKRSFIHDTTMENIMLRVYPDGNILYSVRITVTALCSMDFSRFPLDTQNCSLELESYAYNENDLMLYWKNGNDSLRTEEIALSQFFIEEFQPSHGLALYSSTGWYNRLYINFILRRHIFFFMLQTYFPTMLMVVLSWVSFWIDRRAVPARVSLGITTVLTMSTIITGVSASMPQVSYVKAVDIYLWTSFLFVFLSVIEYAAVNYFTTKEEMKKLKQLKLSEYDASQAMAFDGCFHDTDIELSSFPPLSDKNTDPCMSPLNSTMTDLPPVMGTRLHRRRSIRQSVNHIITNSYKIDSYSRIFFPLAYFLFNIIYWSIYS